In Cicer arietinum cultivar CDC Frontier isolate Library 1 chromosome 7, Cicar.CDCFrontier_v2.0, whole genome shotgun sequence, the genomic window ACCATACAACTCGGTCGGCAATGTATCCTCATTGTCCATATGATCAGACCTCGGTAAGCTATGTGACCTGTGCATTTTCTCATCAGTTGTTGATTTACGAGTCATGTTTTGGGTATATTTTGCAGGATTAGTATAGAACTTATCATTGTAATATTGTTGAGGGGATTCATTATTATAGTCCTTCATAGCCATATAAGCAGCAACTTCAGCAGCCGTGATTGCTTTCCTAGCTGATTCAGCTGCTGCTTCAGCAGCAGACTTAGAATCTTCAAAATGCATGACATCACTTTTTCCACCACCCGAGAACCTGATGAATCACCACAGAATTCCATTagaaaaaagcaaaaaaagatATAATGCATATGCAACAAGgtattgtttgattttctttttataaaaggaTAGTGTCTGAATTTTGATTAACCTTGTAGATGGCTTATTTGATTCAACAGACGCATCTGTTGATGTTTTCACTGGTAAAGTGCTGGCACTGACAAAAGTGCGTTGCCCTTCCTGATGATGAGTGAGAAGAACCAAAAATTCTTGATGAGAAACTAGGATATAGCATAAGAAAGCAACAGAACGAAAACATATAGCATACTTGAATCAAAACGTATGCATAGAAAATGGATAATACTCGGataaatatagaaataaatCATACTATTAGCTCTTCAGGTGGCTTGAGAAGCTCTTTCTCAGATTCTGCAGTATCCCAATCAATTTGATATTCCTTAGCAATTTCCTTCAATACTTTCAATTTTACTTCACCAGGTGGCGTGCGAACCGAGAGCTTGTCAATCAACTAAAAGACATTTCCAATTAACAAGAACTGATGTTAACACTTTTGAGAATTAACAGGAGATTAGTAGTATACTTACTGGCAAGCCAGCATCAAATCCAAAAAGGCTTCTTCATTGTTAGCAAACGCAAGGAAGATTGCAATCTGGAGAAGACTTACCTGACGATTTACGCCACAGCTAGGTCTAAGATCAGTAGCAGCAGATACAAAATCCTTCCCGTATTTCTTCTCAAAGATTTTTTTAAGCGCCACAAGTTCTGGAATTTCGGAACACCTAGGGGCTGCAAATATTAAGCTAGCAATTCCTTCTTTCAAATCCGCTGGACATTCCCTGTAATAAGTTGGATTAGCATCAGAATATCATGTATGCTACCTTCATAATCGAAAAACGAGTTCCCTATATTTTACCTTTGCTTTGCAATGATTGAGAGTCTAGCCACAACTAATTCAGAGAACAGCTCAATGAACTCGTTCGCAGCCAAAAC contains:
- the LOC101509454 gene encoding uncharacterized protein produces the protein MTVAATATARTKRIFKLTLSLLGLGFNSSKCKTAAKMAVARIKLLRNKREVVVRQMRRDIALLLQSGQDATARIRVEHVMREQNVLAANEFIELFSELVVARLSIIAKQRECPADLKEGIASLIFAAPRCSEIPELVALKKIFEKKYGKDFVSAATDLRPSCGVNRQLIDKLSVRTPPGEVKLKVLKEIAKEYQIDWDTAESEKELLKPPEELIEGQRTFVSASTLPVKTSTDASVESNKPSTRFSGGGKSDVMHFEDSKSAAEAAAESARKAITAAEVAAYMAMKDYNNESPQQYYNDKFYTNPAKYTQNMTRKSTTDEKMHRSHSLPRSDHMDNEDTLPTELYGGKDYRRHSYHPASAHSDIKFDESDCDEEIEADEPPVTLPPKRLPPPVPSSVLKQDASIRVHPKLPDYDELTARFDALKFRKSQS